The genomic stretch TTTTCCTGATCCGCCGGCGTTGCATCAACTGTAATCCGGATAAAACCTTTTTCCGTGAATTTCATGGCATTACCCACCAGATTCACCAGCACCTGTTTAAGCCGGTGAGGATCGCCTATAAGCCGGTCAGGCACATCAGGCGCACAGACAATATTGAATGATAATTTCTTTTCTTCAGCCCGGAAATGGAACAAATGATCCACGCTCTGTAACACATCTTTCAGGGAAAATGAAATATGTTCGAATTCCAATTTGCCTGCCTTGATCTTCGACAGATCCAGCAAATCATTGATGAGGGTAAGCAGAGTATCTACAGCTTCCTGAATGGATCGCAGATATTCTTGCTGCTCTGCAGTAAGCGAACTGCTGCTCAGCAGAAAGGTCATCCCCACAATTCCCTGCAACGGGGTGCGCATTTCATGGCTGATAGTGGTAAGGAACTGTTCCTGAAATTTTTCGGCTTCTTCTGCGCGTTGCTTGGCCTCAACCAGCTGCTGCTGATATTGTATGAGATCCGTGATGTCAGTAGCTATGCCACATATTCCGAAAATACGCTGATAACCATCTTTCAATGGAAATTTGGTAACCAGAAAATGCCGGGGTTCACCCTTTACATAAATAATCTCATCTGATTTATCCATGCTGGCTCCCTGATAAATGCGGTCATCACTTTCATGATAACGCTTGGCCAGCTCAGGTGCAGCAAATTCAAAATCAGTTTTCCCATAAATTTCTTCCGTAACCTGCAGCACTTCTTTAAAAGCTTTGTTTACATAGCGGTAACGATGCTGCATATCTTTGATAAAAATTAGTGAAGAAATATTGTCCATCAAAGCTTCCAGCAGATATTGATTTTCCCGTTTTTCGCGTTCGGCTCGCCGCAAACGCATCAGCATTTCTTTTCTCTCTGAAGTATCTACCACCACACATTGCAGCCCGGCCGGTTCATCACCTTCAAACAAAAGCGTGGAATACATGCGAACCCATTTTTCTTTTCCATCTTTGGTGATGATGGGAAAATCAAGCGTAGTATCATTGATCTTATTTTCAAACTGACGACGGTAAAACTGAGTAACCCGTTCATGCCATTCAGGGAGCACCAGGGTTTTGTAACTGCGATTCAGCAATTCTTCCGCCTTATAACCGGTGAGCTGTTGCACGCGTTTGCTGATAAATGTAAACCTTCCATCCAAGTCGGTAGTAAATACCACCACACGAACTCCTTCTATAAGTTTCCGATAACGGGCTTCATTGGCAAGTGCTTCCTGTTCGGCTTTTTTCCGTTTTTCATTATCGCGCATGAATTGGCATAAACCTGCGATCATTATGGATAAAAAACAAAAACTTGACACTAAGGCATATACAAACATTCGCCTGGATACTTGTCCTAACACTTGGTTACCCTGATACAGCAGGTCATTTTCTTCTTTTTTGATATCGTACAACGTAGCTTCCCAACGATTGATTTGTTCATAGGGAAGGTTGGCTATTCCTTGCGTTGCCACGTAATACCTTAAACTGTTGTGCAAAGAATCAATTCTCTGAAGTAGAATGGGATGATTTGTTATCAGCTGCTGAAGACGTTCCAGATGCTGCTGAAGCTGCTGATAAACTGCCTTCTGCTCCTGATCAGAAAGCCGTTCAAATGGCTGATAAAAATAGGTCTCAAGTTGCCTGACTTCGTCCAGTACAGCAAAAGTATGTTGTATTAACTCTCTTTCGGCTCTAAATCTGAAGTAAAGATTTGCCAAGCTGATTAGGAAATACACATATAGAGCCAGAGATGCCAGTATAAGAAGGAAAAAACGTCGTTTCCACCACATGGTTTAACAGGATAGGTTAATAAAAGCATCTCCCATTAGATTTTTCATCAATGCGAGATTTGAGAGGAAAGATAAAAAATTTTAATGAATCGGAAAAGAATGCCTATAAAACCTATAAAATTAAAATGCGGATAGTTTTAGCCGATCTCACCCTTATTCCTGACATTCCGGGAATGAGTTTTATCCAGAAAACTTACATCATGTTAACCCACCAAACAGATATTTGGCTATGCGCAGGAATTCCCTTTATCTTTGTCAAACGCAGATCCTTTAATTTAAAGTAATTCTATGATGATCCGCACACTCGATCGACATGCGCAAAAAATCAGCTGGCTTGCGGCCAGGTTGTTCAGTATATGGGGTATAACCCTGATATGTATGAGCTGGTCTACAAATACCGCAATTGCTCAGCAAAACGAAGGATATTCCGGATCCGTAAGAACCAATCATGAAGGCATCAGCCAGATACCGGTTTCTTATTCCCGGGATTTTCTGATTCTGCAGCTGGGACATGATGTGTGGAGCGGATTACCTTCCGGAATAAGTACCAGTGGCTGGAACCGCGATTTCAACATAGCGTTGCTTTATGATTTCCCCTTTCAGCAAAGTCATTTCAGTTTTGCACTGGGATTAGGAGTAAGTACAAGCAATGTGTTTTTCAAAAATTATACCCTCAACATTGCCGATAGTGTTTCCTCTCAGCTGAATTTTACCAGCGACAGCAAATACAACAAATACAAAATTGCCACTACCTATCTGGAAATTCCGCTTGAATTTCGTTTCCGCCAGGTTTCAAAGAATGCTAACAAGGGATTTAAGGTGGCTTTGGGAGCGAAACTGGGTTTGAATACCGATGCGCATGCCAAGGGCAAACGTGTGGTAGCCGGTTTCCCGGAAGTGGAGAAATTCAAAACCCGCCGCTTTTTTAATCCTTACCGCGTGGCAGCCACAGCCCGCATAGGTTGGGGTAATTTCAACCTGTACGGGAGCTATAGCCTCACGCCCCTGTTCCGGCAAAATACCGGTCTGGATGTTCATACCTACTCCATCGGCATTTGCCTGAGCGGACTGTAAAAAAATCTGAATCATTTCCGGTTCCGTTAGGGATTTACTGCCGGTGCCTGCAGCCAGTTCAATACCTGATGTTGCCATACCAGCAGATCATGGCCGGTTTGCCAGTGATGCGCTATGTCAGGAAAATAAATCAACCTGCCGGGTATTTGTGGGTCCTGTATTTCATTAAACAAACCCCAACCCTGTTCGGCCGGCACCCATCCATCATTCCCGCCCACACCGATCAGCATGGGCAGATGCGCCAAAGGCCAGCCTGCCTGGACGATATTCTTATTTTTCTGCATCAGTTGCACAATATCCCGAGCTACCCACCGAGCAGCCGTTGTGGTACTCCAGGAAGGAATATCCACCACAGGATTCCAGAGCACCAGCGTACGAACAGAAAAACTCGATGCCCTGCGCTGATCCGATGCCCACATCAGGGCCAGATAGGCTCCCCATCCGCTGCCCATGAGTATTACCCGTTGCGTATCTGCCTGATTGATGATAAGCAACCGATAAAGGCTGTCGGCCAAATTATGAAGGGTTGCCGGATCCAGATAAAAATTCAACATATCATCAGACAAACCTTGTTCGGATGAAATGGTAAACACCTGATATCCTGCGTCGGCAAGCATTTGTGGCTGATCCCACCTCGTTTTGCTGTCGTCATCTGAAAACCATGTAAAATCCGGCAGACAAATGATGGCCGGATATCTGCTGCCGGAGTCAGTTTGAGATGGATGATACTGGTGAACCCACACTTTTATCCCATGGGCAAGTGAAATAAGCCAGGAAGAAGGGCCGGGCATGGCGTCCTGCGTAGTATCAGCCTGCACAAGCATGCGGGCACTGCCGTTTTGTTTGTCCACAGAAAAAATACGCTGCATGTGGTGCCATCCGGAAACTGCTACCAGCCAGGTAGAAGGGGTTTCTCCCACCAAAGCCTCTATCCTGGCCTGCAAATGGGTAATTTGCCGGATGACAAGAGGCGTATGCAGACGTCCTTCATCCAATACCTGCACCCGATAGAGTTCAGTCCATGCAGAATCGGGATAGGTAGCCGTGAAAAGCAAGCTCTGTCCGTCATTTGACCACCAGAAATGCAATACCCTTCCTGCCCGGCCATGCGTAAGGTTGTACAATGTTTTGCGCTCCAGGTCTTCCAGGATCAGATCCCGTTGGCCTGTGTGTGCACCTGCAACGGACTCGGCTATCCAGGCTATCCAGCGGCTTTTGCCCTGGCTGGTAGCCGGACTGAATGCGGGTGATTCATGTCTGATCCATGCTGAGCCGGAACCTCTGTCAACAGCCGTTTCACAGGTCAGGCAACTGGTAAGTCCATCTTGCAGATCATATAGATAAATTTGGCTGGCTGGCGGAGCAACCGAACTATCCTGCGGCGCATCTGTTGCTATTTCCTGCAGAGATGGCTTGTAGGCGGCATACACAATGTAACGCTCATCCGGGCTCCAGTGTACCTGGGCCAAATAGCTATTGATCAGCGTTGTATCTACATCGGTCTGTTCATAAGGCATCAAATCAACGGGCATCCCCAGCCTACCCATCGAATCAATCCTTGCATATAACAAATGATGCGCATATCCATCAATCCAGCCATCCATACCAAATGCCGGTAGCCCGTGATAAATGCGGGCACGTGTTTTCCCAAACTGCGGATAGTAATCTTTGGCATCCACATCCCGCACTTTTTCGGGGTGCACAAACAACACATAATCTTTTTTCGGTGAAATCAGCATATGTGCATACGGCGAATCAACCTGCGTAAACGATCGCAGCGAGGGAGTATCAGTACGCAACAAATAGCATTGATTTCCTCTCGTGAAAATAAATTGATGCGGAGAAATCCGGATTATATTTTCCGGTTGTGGACCATCGAATGTGAAAAGCCTGTTTGCGCGAGCCGCCGTCGGATTGAGTGGCTGCATCCAGAGTTGATGCCGCATTCTATCCCGTCCAATATCATACGATGATATCACATAATACAAAGCCTGCCCGCCGGCATCATCATCCGTCCAGCATGCGCTGATATAGGGAGCTTCTGCAACCCGTTCGGGCGTCCACACCAGTTGGGCATGAGCGACATGCAGCCCACTCATCCATCCCAAGCCAATCAGGATATATCTCCATTTGCTCATAGCTGCTTATCCAAGCCTTTCCCTGCAATGTACTAACTTTGTATGGCTAAAGAAACCAGCATTGATTGATTTTCAACCAACTGTCCCGCAAACCGAAAAAGCCGTTCTGGTTGGGATTATCACTCCGGATGTTACGGAAGCCCAGGTGAATGAGTATTTAAACGAACTAGCCTTTCTGGCCGAAACAGCCGGAGCACAGGCTGTGAAAACGTTTGTTCAGAAACTTCCTCATCCCGATCCCCGTACGATGATCGGAAAAGGCAAACTGGAAGAAATCAAACGTTACCTGGAAGGGAAAGATATCTCCATTGTGATCTTTGACGAAGAACTGAGTGGCACGCAAATCACGAATATTGAAAAAATCCTCGGTGTGAAAACCATTGATCGCACCGATCTGATTCTCGACATCTTTGCCAGAAGAGCCCGCACGGCCCGTGCCAAAACCCAGGTGGAACTTGCCCAATACCAATACCTGCTGCCCCGGCTGAAAGGAATGTGGACTCACCTGGGCCGTCACGGCGGTGGTATCGGTACCCGGGGACCCGGTGAAACAGAAATTGAAACTGACCGCCGGCTGGTGAAAGATAAAATCGCCCTGCTGCGGAAACGACTGAAAGAGATTGAAAAGCAGGCACAGCTGCAGCGCAAGGAACGCTCCGGATACATCCGTGTAGCCCTGGTGGGTTATACCAACGCCGGCAAATCAACCCTGATGAATGCATTGAGCAAAAGCGAAGTGTTCGCTGAAAATAAACTGTTTGCCACTCTCGATACCACAACCCGAAAGGTGGTCTATCAGCAAACCCCTTTCCTGCTCAGCGATACGGTAGGCTTTATCCGCAAGCTGCCCCATCACCTGGTGGAAAGTTTTAAATCCACGCTCGACGAAGTGCGGGAAAGCGATATCCTGCTCCATGTGGTAGATATCAGCCATCCGCACTACGAAGAACAGATTGAAGTGGTAAACCGCACGCTGCAGGAATTGGGCGCACTGGAAAAGCCCACCCTGCTGGTATTCAACAAAATGGACCTGTACGAACAACAGCATTTCGACCCCTATCTTCCAGCCGAAATCCGCCAGGAGCTGCTGCAACAGCTGAAAGCCGAGTGGGAACAGCGCACCCATGGCCATGCCATCTTTATATCGGCCACCGAAAAGCGCAATCTGGATGAGTTGAGGCAAAAGCTCTGGGAGCATATCGTGGCACTGTACCGCCAACGCTATCCCTATCAGACAGAATTTTTCACCGCATAGGCGATGTAAAAACAAAAAATCCCTAATTTTGTCGTCCCTTCCGCTGGTGGCCACACCAGCCACACAGCAATACCGACACTCCTCCTTAGCTCAGCTGGTTAGAGCATCTGACTGTTAATCAGAGGGTCGCTGGTTCAAGTCCAGCAGGAGGAGCATATTTTTTCCCGCCTTCTTTTCCGCAGGATGTAAAATAAAAATGAAATGATTTCGTTGTAAATATCTGAACAAGAACATATATTTTTATCCAACGTCCTAGCGCCAGCCAATTATGTTTTGTAGTATCACCTCTTAAATTAAAATAAATCAGCATTATTTAACTATTTTATATCCAAAAATCAATTGTATGAAAAAAATCTTAGGACTCGATCTTGGCGTGAGTTCAATCGGTTGGGCTTTAATTAAAGAAGAACAGGAAAAGCCCGTTGAAATCATAGGCATGGGCGTTAGAATTGTTCCTCTTGACACCGATGAAAACCAGGAATTTACACAAGGTAATACAATCACTAAAAACCAGGAAAGAACCAAGAAACGATCAACGCGAAGAAGTTATTATCGCTATGTTCTACGAAGAAAAGCACTTACAGCAGAGTTAAAAAAACATCAAATGTTTAATGAAAAACTATTTGGAATATCAAAATTAGAGCTATGGGGATTGCGATCAAAAGCAGTAGAACAACAAATCAGTTTAGAAGAACTAGGGAGGGTACTGTACCACTTAAATCAGAAAAGAGGATATAAATCAGTTAAGAATGAAGAAAAAGACAACAAAGAAGAGACAAATTATGTTTCAGAAATTAAGAACAGATACGATTTGCTAAAGAATGAAGGAAAAACAATTGGACAAAAATTTTATGAGGAACTAAGCAAAAACTATCATTACCGTATCAAGCAGCAAGTTTACCCCAGAGAAGCATACATAGAGGAGTTTAATAAAATCATAAAAAAACAACAGGAATTCTATCCAGAAATTCTAACTGATGAATTCATTAATCATTTACGAGATAATATTATTTATCACCAAAGGAATCTAAAATCACAAAAAGGTCTTGTGAAAACTTGTGAATTTGAGGGTTTTCATGTAAAAAACAAAGAGGGGAAGGAAATATTTACAGGTCCGAAGGTAGCTCATAGGAGCAATCCACTATTTCAAACTGCAAAAATATGGGAATCTATCAACAATATTGTTATCGAGGATAAAAGAAAAAATAAATATCCAATTACCATCGAACAAAAACAAGCTATTTTTGAATATCTCGATAACAATATCAGATTATCCCAATCAGAATTATTTAAAATATTAGGCATTAAGGATAAAAGCGAATGGTATGGGAATAAAATGTTAAGCAAAGGGATTCAGGGAAACACCACAAAAGTTGCTATAAAAGAAGCATTAAATAATAATGAATTAGCCAAGCATTTGTTACAATTTGAAATCAAAGTAAAAAAAGTAAATCAATCTGATGATTCAAATACATATTTGATTGATAATGATTCTGGGGAAATAACAAAGGAAGAAGGGAGACTTATAGTAGATAATAACATTGTGAATGAACCATTATATCAAATATGGCACGTAATATATTCAATTAGGGATATCAATAAGTGCAAGTATGTGTTAATGAAAAAATGGGGATTAGATGAAATAACAGCTGAAAAGCTAGCAAAAATAGATTTTACAAAATCATCGTACGGGAATAAATCAATTAAAGCCTTAAGGAAGATACTTCCCTATCTGATGAAAGGATATAAATATAGTGATGCTGCATCATTTGCTGGATATAATCATTCAAAGTCACTCACAAAAGAAGAAATAATTGAAAAAAAGCTTCTGGATAAAATTCCTATCCTACCCAAGAATGTCCTTAGGCAGCCCGTTGTAGAAAAGATACTCAACCAAATGATTCATATAATAAATGACATTATTGATGAAAATAGAGGATGGGTCACAAAAGAAGAACGTGATAAAGGAAAATTTGAAATTCGCATTGAGCTTGCCCGAGAACTTAAGCAAAGCAGAGAAGAAAGAAATGAAACATATAAGAACCTGTCAAGAATAGAAAAAGAGAATAAGGAAATAGAAAGACGATTGGAGGAATTAGGTGTAAGAGCAACCAGAAAAAATATTATTAAATATCGATTATTTTCAGAAATATCAGAAAATAAGATAAATGCCACGTGTATATATACAGGAAAAATGTTTTCTCTGACAGATGCACTGAACGGAAATGAAATAGATGTAGAACATATTATACCAAAGTCAATATTATTCGACGATTCACAAAGTAATAAAACATTAACATTCAGTTACATTAATAAGGAGAAGGGAGATCGTACTGCATATGATTACATGGCATCAAAAGGAGAAGAAGAATTGAGTAAATACATTGAAAGAGTCGATCAACTATTCAAGAATAAGATAATCAATAAACAAAAAAGAGATAAATTATTAATGCCAGCCAACAATATTCCAAAAGATTTTATTGAGCGACAAATTCGTGAATCGCAATACATTTCGAGAAAATCAAGAGAAATACTGAATCAAATATGCAAAAACGTTTGGGTCACAGGAGGAGGTGTAACCGCCTATTTAAGAAGGATATGGGGGTGGGACGATATTTTAATGCATTTGCAATTGAAACGTATTAAAGAACTTATACCAGATCCTGTCGGTGAAAAAATTACCGAAATTGTAGAATGGGAAACAGAAGATGGTCAGATACATCATAAAGAAGTGATTAGAAATTGGAATAAGCGGAATGATCATCGTCATCATGCCATTGATGCCCTTGTTATAGCCTGCACAAAACAAGGTTACATTCAGCGTATCAATACCTTAAGCGCGAAAACAACCAGGGACGAAATATTTAAAGAAGTTAGCCAACGCAATACAGATTTCCGTGAGTCCCTTAGCCTTCTTGACAAATATTTTATTACCCAGAAGCCTTTTACTTCATCTCAGGTAGAAGAAAAAGTAAATAAAGTTATTATTTCAATCAAACCAGGCAAGAAAGTAGCCACCTACGGTAAACAGTTTATTAGAAAAAATGATAAAAGAATTATTGTACAGGACCATATTATTGTGCCAAGAGGGGCTTTAAGTGAAGAAAGCATATATGGAAAGATTAAAATTCTGGATCAAAAGAAGCCAGTAAAATACCTATTTGAAAATACTCATCTGATATTTAAGCCATATATAAAAGAATTGGTAGAGCAAAGACTATCGGAATATAATGGGGATGCAAAAAAAGCTTTAGCATCACTAAAGAATAATCCAATTTATTTAGACAACAAAAATAGAAAAGTTCCTCTTGAATATGCTTCATGCTTCAAAGAAGAATATGTAATTAAATATCCCATTGAATCAATAACTGAAAAGGACATTGAATATATAGTTGACAAAAAAGTTCGTGAAATAATTTCTCAAAGATTAAAACAATACAGTGGGAATACCAAAGAAGCATTTAAAGAGCCAGTATACTTAAACAATGAAAAGAAAATACCTATTAAAACTGTAAGAATGTTTACCAAATTATCTGCTGTTGAAGTATTAAAATATGATGAGAATGGAAAACCCATAGCATACGTAAAAACAGGTAACAATCATCATATAGCAATTTATCAGGATGAAGATGGAAAAAAGATCCCTCATCTTTGTACCTTTTGGCATGCTGTAGATAGAAAAAAATATGGCATTCCTGTGATCATAGATAATCCAAAATCAGTATGGGATAAAATCTTATCTTCTAAAGAAAACTATCCTCAGCCTTTTCTCATAAAATTACCTGACCAAAATTGGAAATTTATCCAATCATTTCAACAAAATGAAATTTTTTACATATCACCGGATAATAAAGATGATATAAATATTGATAATATTGAACCCTTTAATTTATATAGATTGCAAAAGATGAGCATGATAGGAGGAAAACAAATAAATTTATGGTTTCGTCAAATATTTGAAACAGAAACTAATGATAGTAAAAATTATTCTCTAATTAAGAAATTCTATAACATACAAAGTATTTCTGCCATTGAGACTTTAAACCCAATAAAAATAAAAGTTAATCGTTTAGGAGAAATAGAAGCTATTGATCTAAAATAAATAAAAAGGGCGAGAGTTCCCGCCCTATCTGTTTTCACAACGGTCATCTAAGACCTTATTGTGATTAGCTTCTATGCAAATATATGAATTCATCACTTAAATTCCAAAAAAAATCACATAATTACCCATCCTATGATCAAACGCACCCTTTATTTTGGGAATCCGGCCTATTTGAAAACAAAAAATGAACAACTTATTATTGAAAAACAGGATACTGGCGAAATTATTTCCACCCCTATTGAGGATATCGGAATTCTGATTCTGGATCATCAGCAAATCACTCTCACCCAGTATCTGCTGGCCAAGCTGCTTGAAAACAACGTAGCAGTCATTACCTGCGATCCAACCCATCACCCGGCAGGCCTTTTTTATTGCCTGGATGGCCATACCCTGCAATCCCAGAAACATCAGCGGCAGATTGAAGCTTCTGTACCCCTGAAAAAACAACTATGGCAACAAACCGTCGTTGCCAAAATTAAAAACCAGGCAGAATTATT from Thermoflavifilum aggregans encodes the following:
- a CDS encoding hybrid sensor histidine kinase/response regulator; amino-acid sequence: MWWKRRFFLLILASLALYVYFLISLANLYFRFRAERELIQHTFAVLDEVRQLETYFYQPFERLSDQEQKAVYQQLQQHLERLQQLITNHPILLQRIDSLHNSLRYYVATQGIANLPYEQINRWEATLYDIKKEENDLLYQGNQVLGQVSRRMFVYALVSSFCFLSIMIAGLCQFMRDNEKRKKAEQEALANEARYRKLIEGVRVVVFTTDLDGRFTFISKRVQQLTGYKAEELLNRSYKTLVLPEWHERVTQFYRRQFENKINDTTLDFPIITKDGKEKWVRMYSTLLFEGDEPAGLQCVVVDTSERKEMLMRLRRAEREKRENQYLLEALMDNISSLIFIKDMQHRYRYVNKAFKEVLQVTEEIYGKTDFEFAAPELAKRYHESDDRIYQGASMDKSDEIIYVKGEPRHFLVTKFPLKDGYQRIFGICGIATDITDLIQYQQQLVEAKQRAEEAEKFQEQFLTTISHEMRTPLQGIVGMTFLLSSSSLTAEQQEYLRSIQEAVDTLLTLINDLLDLSKIKAGKLEFEHISFSLKDVLQSVDHLFHFRAEEKKLSFNIVCAPDVPDRLIGDPHRLKQVLVNLVGNAMKFTEKGFIRITVDATPADQENHILLHISVADSGIGIPAQQLGQIFESFSQAEAAISRKYGGSGLGLTITRHLVKLQHGQIEVNSEPGKGTVFTIRIPYEIDKQHPKSQGEKEISFPAYSLKGMRILVAEDNYINQKFISRLLQRLGASVSLVDNGHEVISQLRQQPDYDLLLIDMRMPVMNGYEAIHVIRQEMKLSIPIIAMTAAILGEDEEKAYAEGANASIRKPFTPQNFLQVIHQVLPQIQPVNSVYQDGVPRAQQQHGYDLSTLRELDDDQYLLEVLDLFLQTAPLSMDEIEKAYQQNDFESLREKAHRLKSSLGLLNMHELLDLMKQIEMQAKEKQTEGLGDRIQQARNQLNHILAYLQQEANILKKQNSSYSS
- a CDS encoding porin family protein is translated as MSWSTNTAIAQQNEGYSGSVRTNHEGISQIPVSYSRDFLILQLGHDVWSGLPSGISTSGWNRDFNIALLYDFPFQQSHFSFALGLGVSTSNVFFKNYTLNIADSVSSQLNFTSDSKYNKYKIATTYLEIPLEFRFRQVSKNANKGFKVALGAKLGLNTDAHAKGKRVVAGFPEVEKFKTRRFFNPYRVAATARIGWGNFNLYGSYSLTPLFRQNTGLDVHTYSIGICLSGL
- a CDS encoding S9 family peptidase; amino-acid sequence: MSKWRYILIGLGWMSGLHVAHAQLVWTPERVAEAPYISACWTDDDAGGQALYYVISSYDIGRDRMRHQLWMQPLNPTAARANRLFTFDGPQPENIIRISPHQFIFTRGNQCYLLRTDTPSLRSFTQVDSPYAHMLISPKKDYVLFVHPEKVRDVDAKDYYPQFGKTRARIYHGLPAFGMDGWIDGYAHHLLYARIDSMGRLGMPVDLMPYEQTDVDTTLINSYLAQVHWSPDERYIVYAAYKPSLQEIATDAPQDSSVAPPASQIYLYDLQDGLTSCLTCETAVDRGSGSAWIRHESPAFSPATSQGKSRWIAWIAESVAGAHTGQRDLILEDLERKTLYNLTHGRAGRVLHFWWSNDGQSLLFTATYPDSAWTELYRVQVLDEGRLHTPLVIRQITHLQARIEALVGETPSTWLVAVSGWHHMQRIFSVDKQNGSARMLVQADTTQDAMPGPSSWLISLAHGIKVWVHQYHPSQTDSGSRYPAIICLPDFTWFSDDDSKTRWDQPQMLADAGYQVFTISSEQGLSDDMLNFYLDPATLHNLADSLYRLLIINQADTQRVILMGSGWGAYLALMWASDQRRASSFSVRTLVLWNPVVDIPSWSTTTAARWVARDIVQLMQKNKNIVQAGWPLAHLPMLIGVGGNDGWVPAEQGWGLFNEIQDPQIPGRLIYFPDIAHHWQTGHDLLVWQHQVLNWLQAPAVNP
- the hflX gene encoding GTPase HflX; amino-acid sequence: MLIAAYPSLSLQCTNFVWLKKPALIDFQPTVPQTEKAVLVGIITPDVTEAQVNEYLNELAFLAETAGAQAVKTFVQKLPHPDPRTMIGKGKLEEIKRYLEGKDISIVIFDEELSGTQITNIEKILGVKTIDRTDLILDIFARRARTARAKTQVELAQYQYLLPRLKGMWTHLGRHGGGIGTRGPGETEIETDRRLVKDKIALLRKRLKEIEKQAQLQRKERSGYIRVALVGYTNAGKSTLMNALSKSEVFAENKLFATLDTTTRKVVYQQTPFLLSDTVGFIRKLPHHLVESFKSTLDEVRESDILLHVVDISHPHYEEQIEVVNRTLQELGALEKPTLLVFNKMDLYEQQHFDPYLPAEIRQELLQQLKAEWEQRTHGHAIFISATEKRNLDELRQKLWEHIVALYRQRYPYQTEFFTA
- the cas9 gene encoding type II CRISPR RNA-guided endonuclease Cas9 (Cas9, originally named Csn1, is the large, multifunctional signature protein of type II CRISPR/Cas systems. It is well known even to general audiences because its RNA-guided endonuclease activity has made it a popular tool for custom editing of eukaryotic genomes.); translated protein: MKKILGLDLGVSSIGWALIKEEQEKPVEIIGMGVRIVPLDTDENQEFTQGNTITKNQERTKKRSTRRSYYRYVLRRKALTAELKKHQMFNEKLFGISKLELWGLRSKAVEQQISLEELGRVLYHLNQKRGYKSVKNEEKDNKEETNYVSEIKNRYDLLKNEGKTIGQKFYEELSKNYHYRIKQQVYPREAYIEEFNKIIKKQQEFYPEILTDEFINHLRDNIIYHQRNLKSQKGLVKTCEFEGFHVKNKEGKEIFTGPKVAHRSNPLFQTAKIWESINNIVIEDKRKNKYPITIEQKQAIFEYLDNNIRLSQSELFKILGIKDKSEWYGNKMLSKGIQGNTTKVAIKEALNNNELAKHLLQFEIKVKKVNQSDDSNTYLIDNDSGEITKEEGRLIVDNNIVNEPLYQIWHVIYSIRDINKCKYVLMKKWGLDEITAEKLAKIDFTKSSYGNKSIKALRKILPYLMKGYKYSDAASFAGYNHSKSLTKEEIIEKKLLDKIPILPKNVLRQPVVEKILNQMIHIINDIIDENRGWVTKEERDKGKFEIRIELARELKQSREERNETYKNLSRIEKENKEIERRLEELGVRATRKNIIKYRLFSEISENKINATCIYTGKMFSLTDALNGNEIDVEHIIPKSILFDDSQSNKTLTFSYINKEKGDRTAYDYMASKGEEELSKYIERVDQLFKNKIINKQKRDKLLMPANNIPKDFIERQIRESQYISRKSREILNQICKNVWVTGGGVTAYLRRIWGWDDILMHLQLKRIKELIPDPVGEKITEIVEWETEDGQIHHKEVIRNWNKRNDHRHHAIDALVIACTKQGYIQRINTLSAKTTRDEIFKEVSQRNTDFRESLSLLDKYFITQKPFTSSQVEEKVNKVIISIKPGKKVATYGKQFIRKNDKRIIVQDHIIVPRGALSEESIYGKIKILDQKKPVKYLFENTHLIFKPYIKELVEQRLSEYNGDAKKALASLKNNPIYLDNKNRKVPLEYASCFKEEYVIKYPIESITEKDIEYIVDKKVREIISQRLKQYSGNTKEAFKEPVYLNNEKKIPIKTVRMFTKLSAVEVLKYDENGKPIAYVKTGNNHHIAIYQDEDGKKIPHLCTFWHAVDRKKYGIPVIIDNPKSVWDKILSSKENYPQPFLIKLPDQNWKFIQSFQQNEIFYISPDNKDDINIDNIEPFNLYRLQKMSMIGGKQINLWFRQIFETETNDSKNYSLIKKFYNIQSISAIETLNPIKIKVNRLGEIEAIDLK